One segment of Rhodopirellula baltica SH 1 DNA contains the following:
- a CDS encoding hybrid sensor histidine kinase/response regulator: MRRWWTQLWRRPRSWVILVLFVAIADAMTPPDWAVVVAHLIFLPLAWRVLHRRFITWMTAIQSVAVAAVGLLHVFGPIAQRFAGAAGAEPFAWIEPVRLWTFFALMATGYFHIYLQGRLRTRLKHQRTLQHRVHRRSLQIRRVNRALRNEVTRRQETQHRLDQSETTFQSLIDRMHLQVARKSAEGVFTYANEQFCADIGMTPVDVIGSTDAELFGDSIGAKYRADDLSVMSTGQAVDKVEVHPGPDGRIGFAQVFKAPEYDQNGQCVGVQIIFWDITEKHRNEIALRDSEARKRALFDAAGDAVLLIDDQRAIVEANPSASELLQAGGGRLVGRPLNDLISPVSNQWGGLPLAERHQLRLRRGDGSSFESEVSIHHIPVGDATGQAVIIRDVTLQRAAFEAMREAKAAAEQANRTKTQFMAGISHELRTPLGGIRGLTDLLGQQTLPTAARRYVNLIAQNTELLRDVIEDILDFAAIEAGRVAIDPVPVDLHEVVGDAFGCLAVRVADKPVRLCLSIAPDTPRRVIADPKRIRQIVINLAGNAIKFTNRGEVSLRLGPIGDAPPSHGNDANSPEITTNGSTDDTPMAWFELTVSDTGIGIAPENQSRIFDAFEQADRGTNKQFGGTGLGLAIARGLAQRMGGDITVTSQVDLGSQFQCALALPLDTNQKRAEKKPVVSAPEGATAVVSVGNTTMQDAIAETLLHCRWPIRTPSMLEAECVHLHWILTDQTADAAFRIRARKSSDRVLWVTRAGEPTPRRAKREDAVVIEPLHPDELRRWLAGKPLLQSSRGQRKRRRGTKLETTTKSDSNPSKSQAPGTALLTNSQSANEHVNASPTDAIQGYKLLVVDDSATNRLVIHDQLVASGHRVQTADSGEAAVERLASNTFDCVLMDLQMPNMDGTEATRIIHQHALKAGKTPPPIIALTAHVTDQHRQLCREAGMDGYITKPVDLDLLLTEIERVLGVSQSAETDAMLPPPLSEDKTSPTPPDLNTTNSLPNDSSSSTEAAPDETSVEAEDNQHWDWRSQLSKHCGGDSETMDSVCDAFLMEVPSLLTNLKQGAKQGDANKLRSASHTLKSCLRYFAPKEDVAMAAEVESAIQDSEWVERLKDVTNDPNADDAESPESKAIADLQSKATDWVSRIRESVKQR; the protein is encoded by the coding sequence ATGCGACGATGGTGGACACAACTTTGGCGACGTCCACGATCTTGGGTGATCCTTGTTCTCTTCGTTGCTATTGCCGATGCGATGACGCCACCGGACTGGGCGGTCGTGGTTGCTCATCTAATCTTCTTGCCGTTGGCTTGGCGAGTGCTACACCGTCGCTTCATCACCTGGATGACAGCGATTCAAAGCGTCGCCGTTGCCGCGGTGGGTTTGCTTCATGTCTTTGGCCCGATCGCCCAACGGTTCGCCGGAGCGGCCGGTGCGGAACCGTTTGCCTGGATCGAACCAGTTCGACTGTGGACATTCTTTGCGTTGATGGCGACAGGCTATTTCCACATCTACTTACAAGGCCGTTTGCGCACACGCCTGAAACATCAGCGAACGCTTCAGCACCGAGTGCATCGACGATCGTTGCAAATTCGGCGAGTCAACCGAGCGTTGCGGAACGAAGTTACACGACGTCAAGAAACTCAACATCGACTGGATCAAAGCGAAACGACTTTCCAATCGCTGATCGATCGCATGCACCTGCAGGTCGCACGCAAAAGTGCCGAAGGTGTGTTCACCTACGCCAACGAACAGTTCTGCGCAGACATCGGAATGACCCCCGTCGATGTGATCGGCAGTACCGATGCGGAACTCTTTGGTGATTCAATCGGTGCCAAGTATCGCGCAGATGACTTGTCGGTGATGTCGACCGGACAAGCGGTCGACAAGGTGGAGGTGCATCCGGGTCCCGATGGTCGCATTGGATTCGCTCAAGTCTTCAAAGCACCGGAGTACGATCAAAATGGACAATGCGTTGGCGTTCAGATCATTTTTTGGGACATCACCGAAAAACATCGAAACGAGATTGCCCTTCGAGACAGCGAGGCTCGCAAACGAGCGTTATTTGATGCCGCCGGTGACGCGGTCCTATTGATCGATGACCAACGTGCGATCGTGGAAGCCAACCCATCGGCCAGCGAACTTTTGCAAGCCGGTGGCGGACGCTTGGTTGGGCGTCCGTTGAACGATTTGATTTCACCGGTGTCCAATCAATGGGGTGGATTGCCACTGGCAGAACGCCATCAATTGCGACTCCGCCGTGGTGATGGCAGTTCATTTGAGAGCGAAGTTTCCATCCACCATATTCCGGTCGGTGATGCGACCGGGCAAGCCGTCATCATTCGCGACGTCACATTGCAACGGGCTGCGTTTGAAGCAATGCGGGAAGCGAAAGCAGCGGCCGAACAAGCCAACCGCACGAAGACGCAATTCATGGCCGGCATTTCACACGAATTGCGAACACCACTGGGAGGCATCCGAGGACTGACTGATCTATTGGGTCAGCAAACCCTGCCCACGGCAGCGCGTCGTTACGTCAACCTCATCGCTCAAAACACCGAGTTGCTTCGTGATGTCATCGAAGACATCCTTGACTTCGCCGCCATCGAAGCCGGTCGAGTCGCCATCGATCCGGTCCCAGTTGATTTGCACGAGGTCGTCGGTGATGCCTTTGGTTGCCTCGCCGTTCGAGTGGCCGACAAACCGGTTCGTTTATGTTTGTCGATTGCTCCCGATACCCCTAGACGAGTGATTGCCGATCCAAAACGAATTCGCCAAATCGTGATCAACTTGGCGGGCAACGCGATCAAATTCACCAATCGAGGTGAAGTCAGTTTGCGATTGGGCCCCATCGGTGACGCCCCGCCATCACACGGCAACGATGCCAACTCACCTGAAATCACAACCAACGGATCAACAGACGACACCCCGATGGCGTGGTTTGAACTGACCGTTTCCGACACCGGCATCGGCATCGCTCCCGAAAATCAATCGCGAATCTTTGATGCGTTTGAACAAGCTGATCGTGGCACCAACAAACAGTTCGGCGGAACCGGACTGGGCTTGGCAATCGCTCGCGGTTTGGCTCAACGAATGGGCGGCGACATCACCGTGACCAGCCAAGTGGATTTGGGCAGTCAATTCCAGTGTGCGCTTGCATTGCCTCTGGATACAAATCAGAAACGTGCTGAAAAGAAACCAGTCGTGTCGGCACCCGAAGGCGCCACCGCGGTGGTCTCGGTTGGCAACACCACGATGCAAGATGCGATCGCGGAAACGTTGTTGCATTGTCGCTGGCCGATCCGCACGCCATCGATGTTGGAAGCTGAATGCGTTCACCTGCACTGGATCCTGACGGACCAAACCGCCGATGCCGCCTTCCGCATCCGGGCTCGCAAATCGAGCGACCGAGTCCTCTGGGTCACCAGAGCGGGTGAGCCTACGCCCAGGCGTGCCAAACGCGAAGACGCGGTGGTGATCGAACCACTGCATCCCGATGAACTTCGGCGTTGGTTGGCTGGAAAACCATTGTTGCAATCAAGCCGTGGACAACGCAAACGACGCCGAGGAACCAAACTGGAAACAACGACCAAGAGCGATTCCAACCCTTCGAAATCACAGGCTCCCGGCACCGCGTTGCTCACCAATTCACAATCTGCAAATGAACACGTCAACGCATCACCGACCGACGCCATTCAGGGTTACAAGTTGCTGGTCGTCGATGACAGTGCAACGAATCGCTTGGTGATTCACGACCAATTGGTGGCTTCGGGTCATCGTGTACAAACCGCGGACTCAGGAGAAGCCGCCGTCGAGCGATTGGCATCCAATACCTTCGACTGCGTCCTCATGGACCTGCAAATGCCGAACATGGATGGAACCGAAGCGACTCGCATCATCCATCAACATGCCTTGAAAGCGGGCAAGACTCCGCCTCCGATCATCGCACTGACCGCGCATGTCACCGACCAGCATCGTCAGCTTTGCCGCGAAGCGGGAATGGACGGCTACATCACCAAACCGGTCGACCTCGATCTACTGCTGACGGAAATCGAACGCGTTCTAGGCGTTTCTCAGTCCGCGGAAACGGATGCAATGCTGCCTCCGCCACTCTCGGAAGACAAAACTTCGCCAACGCCACCCGACCTGAACACCACGAACTCACTTCCTAACGATTCATCGTCTTCCACCGAAGCGGCACCCGACGAAACAAGTGTCGAGGCAGAGGACAACCAGCACTGGGATTGGCGTTCGCAATTGTCAAAGCATTGCGGCGGTGACTCCGAGACAATGGACTCTGTTTGCGATGCATTCTTGATGGAAGTCCCTTCATTGCTGACCAATCTTAAACAGGGTGCAAAACAAGGGGACGCGAACAAACTGAGATCGGCATCCCATACGCTGAAATCATGTTTGCGATACTTCGCGCCGAAAGAGGACGTCGCCATGGCCGCTGAAGTCGAATCCGCCATCCAGGATTCCGAGTGGGTGGAACGTCTGAAAGATGTCACCAACGATCCCAACGCCGACGATGCCGAATCACCTGAATCCAAAGCCATCGCGGACCTTCAAAGCAAAGCCACCGACTGGGTCTCTCGCATTCGCGAATCGGTCAAGCAACGCTAA
- a CDS encoding serine/threonine-protein kinase, protein MMDADRYQRVRDLFWEAEEIEEVAREKFIRDQAAGDEELIREVLSLLAEHDPNAARVEGAATRPRPGNGSVPFGQGLPTPRETTESEVIRAIRSMSETASDAKPESNGETVPGSIPGNASAGHTVHAAQRTHAMPRHDANRPQPSRSRQRKTLTSIGPINRAKQYNWVVWLLTAVTITCIWVVAAWVDRRLQRQADLSIQRSLSLALDLSTIKVEQLLNRDKQFAIDLARQPEVRNAIRSRSKNLSSAELADSIENQTLLFTQAVRNVNADRPEFESHDLPAFQPPDVIFFSRDLQPLTIVFGNDRGRSMTDEANVQLPPDGAADLARALSGRTVLHAPSPLATLLGKTLADELDHAVSNPLAWIVPVHEQSSAETEEPDSLRSDVLGAAVIIPPNTSRWLNETLALISHANSVDAYLVDRDGFMQTRSLNLPEQITQSLGARFRVTEIANPSEAEERLNQLVAQLDRLTESAMLNPNSESSIGRTIHPLTIAAASVSHSPEPQVHGQTYRTYTGKDCVGVWQWLPEFGMGLIIESDSHQLTYPLASTWPWALLLSIASILPILVAKRLLKGPAPSALKQPLGRYHIHEELGAGGMGVVYRASHTELGREIALKVLRVDRQDDDDHRRFDREARLAASLCSPHSVTIYDYGHNEHGEAFCVMQLLDGLTLSEIVARSGHQEPARAIWIMRQVCQAVLEAHSQGLMHRDLKPQNIMLSFDTIVGDWAVVFDFGLAKPLEPNQGVFQTAETVWAGTPMYMAPERFRAPSVMDPRSDVYSLGCVLYFLLSGRPPFAECDPESMFALILTQQPLEIETHRGEPVEAELNALVQACMAKDKHDRVGSVADLIQRLDALAPRYPWTQEDARHWWQRHADEELAKKL, encoded by the coding sequence ATGATGGATGCGGATCGTTACCAACGTGTCCGCGACCTGTTCTGGGAAGCCGAAGAGATCGAAGAGGTCGCGAGAGAAAAGTTCATTCGCGACCAAGCGGCGGGCGATGAAGAACTGATTCGCGAGGTCCTTTCGCTTCTCGCCGAACATGATCCCAACGCAGCTCGTGTGGAAGGCGCAGCAACGCGGCCAAGACCCGGCAACGGATCGGTGCCCTTTGGACAAGGCCTACCAACGCCCCGTGAAACGACTGAATCGGAAGTGATCAGAGCCATCCGGTCCATGTCGGAAACCGCCTCCGATGCGAAGCCCGAATCCAATGGAGAGACCGTTCCCGGCTCCATTCCTGGCAACGCAAGTGCGGGACACACTGTGCACGCTGCGCAGCGAACCCATGCGATGCCGCGTCACGATGCAAACCGCCCGCAACCGTCTCGCAGCCGACAACGAAAAACGCTGACCTCGATTGGTCCAATCAATCGGGCAAAGCAATACAACTGGGTCGTTTGGCTACTCACCGCCGTCACGATCACTTGCATCTGGGTGGTTGCCGCATGGGTAGACCGCCGACTGCAACGGCAAGCCGACTTGTCCATCCAACGGTCACTCTCGCTGGCACTGGATCTGTCCACAATCAAAGTGGAACAACTGCTGAACCGCGACAAACAATTCGCGATCGATTTGGCTCGTCAGCCAGAAGTTCGAAATGCGATTCGTTCACGGTCTAAAAATTTGTCGTCCGCTGAACTCGCCGACTCGATTGAAAATCAAACACTGCTATTCACCCAAGCCGTTCGCAACGTGAATGCCGATCGACCCGAATTCGAATCGCATGACCTTCCGGCGTTCCAGCCGCCTGATGTCATCTTCTTCAGTCGAGACCTTCAACCACTGACGATTGTCTTCGGCAACGATCGTGGCCGCTCGATGACCGATGAAGCCAATGTCCAACTCCCACCCGACGGGGCCGCTGATTTGGCCCGAGCACTCAGTGGGCGGACCGTGCTCCATGCTCCATCACCACTAGCAACCTTGCTAGGAAAAACACTCGCCGACGAGTTGGATCATGCGGTGTCCAATCCATTGGCGTGGATCGTTCCCGTTCACGAACAATCGTCTGCCGAAACCGAAGAACCGGATTCGCTTCGATCAGATGTCCTCGGTGCGGCAGTCATCATTCCGCCGAACACCAGCCGCTGGTTGAACGAAACCCTCGCACTGATCAGCCACGCGAATTCGGTCGATGCGTACTTGGTTGACCGCGACGGATTCATGCAAACTCGCAGCTTGAATTTGCCCGAACAGATCACTCAGTCATTGGGAGCCAGATTTCGCGTCACGGAAATTGCCAACCCTTCCGAAGCGGAAGAACGTCTGAACCAATTGGTCGCCCAGCTCGACCGCCTGACCGAATCAGCAATGCTGAATCCAAACAGCGAATCATCGATCGGTCGCACGATTCATCCACTGACAATCGCCGCAGCCTCGGTTTCGCACAGCCCCGAACCACAGGTGCATGGTCAGACTTACCGCACCTACACCGGCAAGGACTGCGTCGGTGTATGGCAGTGGCTGCCAGAGTTTGGAATGGGACTGATCATCGAGAGCGATTCCCATCAACTGACCTATCCGCTGGCCTCCACTTGGCCATGGGCGTTGCTGCTTTCGATCGCATCCATCCTTCCGATCCTGGTTGCCAAACGGCTTTTAAAAGGCCCCGCACCATCGGCTTTGAAACAACCACTTGGACGCTATCACATTCACGAGGAACTCGGTGCCGGTGGAATGGGAGTCGTTTATCGAGCCAGCCACACGGAACTGGGACGCGAAATCGCGTTGAAAGTTCTGCGGGTCGACCGCCAAGACGACGATGATCATCGCCGGTTTGACCGCGAAGCGCGTTTGGCAGCCAGTTTGTGCAGTCCTCATAGCGTGACGATTTACGATTACGGACACAATGAACACGGCGAAGCTTTTTGCGTCATGCAACTGCTCGACGGTCTAACGTTGTCTGAAATCGTTGCTCGAAGCGGTCACCAAGAACCGGCTCGAGCAATATGGATCATGCGTCAGGTCTGCCAAGCGGTCCTGGAGGCTCATTCCCAAGGCCTGATGCATCGCGACCTCAAACCGCAAAACATCATGCTTAGCTTTGACACCATCGTGGGTGACTGGGCAGTGGTATTTGACTTCGGGTTGGCCAAACCACTCGAGCCCAACCAAGGCGTTTTCCAAACCGCCGAGACCGTTTGGGCGGGAACGCCGATGTACATGGCACCTGAACGATTCCGTGCCCCCTCGGTGATGGACCCGCGAAGCGATGTCTATTCCCTCGGTTGTGTCTTATACTTTTTGTTGTCGGGTCGTCCGCCGTTTGCCGAATGCGATCCCGAGTCCATGTTCGCGTTGATTTTGACGCAACAACCGCTCGAGATTGAAACGCATCGCGGCGAGCCGGTCGAAGCCGAACTGAATGCGCTGGTGCAAGCCTGCATGGCCAAGGACAAACACGACCGTGTGGGCTCCGTCGCGGATCTGATTCAGCGTTTGGATGCACTCGCTCCGCGGTATCCTTGGACACAAGAGGACGCACGCCATTGGTGGCAACGTCACGCCGATGAAGAACTCGCCAAAAAGCTTTGA
- a CDS encoding ECF-type sigma factor — translation MSSITQILQSSQNGDAAKTDQMFSFLYDDLRRMAGRFLQSEPRRERLSSSSLVHQAYVRMVDQDHVDWQGKTHFFAIGATVMRRILVDHARRTQAQKRGGGWIRRQLDDEVTFLLDQDDDVVALDELLLQLASLSPRQARVVELRFFGGLGMKEIAAELNLGLRTVEKEWAMARAWMRRELRDPDEEGSEEVRSEAEGSEPKADDLPTDDPSSTS, via the coding sequence ATGTCGTCGATCACGCAAATCTTGCAAAGTAGTCAAAACGGCGACGCTGCCAAAACCGACCAGATGTTCTCGTTTCTATACGACGATCTGCGTCGGATGGCGGGCCGGTTCCTTCAATCTGAGCCGCGGCGGGAGCGACTGAGCAGCTCGTCCCTGGTCCACCAAGCCTATGTGCGAATGGTCGACCAAGACCATGTTGATTGGCAGGGCAAGACGCACTTTTTTGCAATCGGTGCGACCGTGATGCGGCGAATTCTGGTCGATCACGCTCGGCGGACCCAAGCCCAAAAGCGTGGTGGAGGCTGGATTCGGCGTCAGCTGGACGACGAAGTCACTTTTTTGTTGGACCAGGACGATGACGTTGTAGCGTTGGATGAACTGCTGCTGCAGTTGGCGAGCTTAAGTCCACGCCAAGCCCGAGTGGTCGAACTTCGATTCTTTGGTGGCCTGGGGATGAAGGAGATTGCTGCGGAACTCAACCTTGGACTTCGCACTGTCGAAAAAGAATGGGCGATGGCTCGTGCCTGGATGCGACGCGAACTTCGCGACCCAGATGAAGAGGGTTCAGAAGAGGTCCGCTCAGAAGCAGAAGGCTCAGAACCCAAGGCCGATGACCTGCCCACCGACGATCCATCGTCCACCTCATGA
- a CDS encoding histone deacetylase family protein, with protein MSKYRLLRQRVVESEHHRDDTLIVPQAATDEQLLHCHTPDYVQRVQSGTLTKQEIRRIGFPWSAKMVERSRRSTGATISAARAALDEGISANLAGGTHHAFAGEGEGYCVFNDAAVAIRTLQSEGLIQRAAIIDLDVHQGNGTASILKDVPSVFTCSVHGVKNFPLRKMPSDLDVSLPDGTGDDDYCDALRSVLAKLEKHQSESGQFDLVIYLAGADPYKNDRLGRLSLTMDGLRRRDELVLQWCHHNDLPVAIAMAGGYSVEVKEIVDIHSQTLHIAKVWSLSR; from the coding sequence ATGTCCAAGTACCGTCTGTTGAGACAGCGGGTCGTCGAATCTGAACACCACCGAGACGACACGTTGATCGTCCCTCAAGCGGCAACTGACGAGCAACTTCTTCATTGTCACACACCGGACTATGTCCAGCGGGTTCAGTCGGGAACATTGACCAAGCAAGAAATCCGGCGCATCGGATTTCCGTGGTCCGCGAAAATGGTGGAACGTTCACGCCGAAGCACCGGTGCCACGATCTCAGCCGCTCGGGCTGCCCTCGATGAAGGAATTTCCGCCAACCTCGCCGGTGGCACTCACCATGCTTTCGCCGGCGAAGGCGAAGGTTACTGCGTGTTCAACGATGCCGCGGTTGCTATCCGGACGCTTCAGTCCGAGGGGCTGATTCAGCGAGCCGCGATCATCGATCTGGACGTCCATCAGGGCAACGGCACAGCGTCGATCTTGAAGGACGTGCCCAGCGTTTTCACTTGTTCGGTGCACGGGGTCAAAAACTTTCCCCTGCGGAAAATGCCCAGCGATCTGGATGTCAGTCTTCCCGACGGAACGGGAGACGACGACTACTGCGACGCGTTGCGATCCGTCCTCGCAAAACTGGAGAAACATCAAAGTGAATCAGGTCAATTTGACTTGGTCATCTACCTCGCCGGTGCCGATCCGTACAAGAACGACCGGCTGGGGCGACTGTCGCTGACGATGGACGGATTGCGACGAAGAGACGAGTTGGTGCTCCAGTGGTGTCATCACAACGATTTGCCGGTGGCAATCGCCATGGCTGGGGGTTACTCTGTAGAAGTCAAAGAGATCGTTGACATTCACTCCCAAACCTTACATATCGCCAAAGTTTGGTCACTGTCCCGTTGA
- a CDS encoding acetylxylan esterase, whose protein sequence is MKILRTKKLVLHPVFRGGVATLLVTFVLLPVAAVRAEETATDAPVNSESLPELKTLDGHFPFEVPETLEQWESRAEQLRTRVAMATGLHPMLPRPPIKATIHSVVKRDGFQIEKVYFESLPGHFVTGLLFRPTGDSVARGLNSDGKRPGVLCPHGHGGRMMRNNADKMKQLIESGDEMYMESGSHPKLARCATLARMGCVSFIFDMVGYADSVQLSYEFAHRRHATRPEENVPAGSDPELFFSTPAEARLQSILGLQTYNALRSFDFLASLDEVDPDRLAVTGGSGGGTQTILLDALEPRIAASFPNGMVSTSMQGGCACENACLLRIGTGNVELAALMAPKPMGMTAADDWTIEMMSDGYPELKQLYGMMNHPDHVLCESLVQFKHNYNYVTRRIMYGWMNEHLNLGLETPVVETDFPAITDDEGAVWNDDHPAPTQRGPKHEQTVLGWWNNQSQQLLEDCLGLSATENGFDQTVRPALATLFDLPIPETSSVSVSYSDPIEHDSGATLVSGVVTDEARRREIPIRKWVSQSGDKASSGGTVLWVHSAADETTDTPEWSDAFSAQLRQSKAVIVIDIAAMPTDAPEGKQRTNPQPRRASAAFTYGYNRPLAATRCGDVLAVIAAFQDPPGGVSLVAPEGSAAYALPAAAIAGPFLADATIAVNGFRFADLQHQDDQHFVPGIVKYGDVDALAAWRAPYALTIQDSEEAEWPTTKAIYDARDASDQVQWQVNR, encoded by the coding sequence ATGAAAATTCTACGGACGAAGAAACTCGTTTTACATCCGGTGTTTCGAGGCGGGGTCGCCACGCTGCTGGTGACATTCGTGTTGCTACCCGTCGCTGCCGTGCGAGCCGAAGAAACGGCCACAGATGCACCTGTCAATTCCGAATCGTTGCCCGAACTGAAGACGCTCGATGGGCATTTTCCGTTTGAGGTTCCTGAAACGCTCGAGCAATGGGAATCACGGGCGGAACAACTGCGAACGCGAGTTGCGATGGCAACGGGGCTGCATCCAATGCTGCCACGACCACCGATCAAGGCGACCATCCATTCCGTGGTGAAACGAGATGGTTTCCAAATCGAAAAGGTTTACTTCGAAAGTCTGCCCGGGCACTTCGTGACTGGGTTGTTGTTCCGTCCGACAGGTGACAGCGTTGCCCGCGGATTGAACTCGGACGGAAAACGACCTGGAGTGCTTTGCCCGCACGGGCACGGTGGTCGGATGATGCGCAACAATGCTGACAAGATGAAGCAGCTGATTGAAAGCGGCGACGAGATGTACATGGAGTCGGGCAGTCATCCCAAGCTGGCTCGCTGCGCGACGTTGGCCCGAATGGGGTGTGTGTCGTTCATCTTTGACATGGTTGGATATGCCGATTCCGTGCAACTCAGCTACGAGTTCGCTCATCGTCGACACGCGACTCGGCCCGAGGAAAATGTTCCGGCCGGTTCTGATCCTGAATTGTTTTTCAGCACACCAGCCGAAGCTCGATTGCAATCCATTCTTGGCCTGCAGACCTACAACGCGTTGCGTTCCTTCGACTTTCTGGCATCCCTCGACGAGGTCGATCCGGATCGCTTGGCGGTCACTGGCGGCAGTGGCGGTGGGACTCAAACGATTCTTTTGGATGCATTGGAACCTCGAATCGCGGCAAGCTTTCCCAACGGAATGGTCTCGACATCCATGCAAGGCGGTTGTGCCTGCGAGAACGCTTGCTTGCTTCGGATCGGCACGGGTAATGTGGAATTGGCTGCGTTGATGGCACCCAAACCGATGGGAATGACGGCGGCGGACGACTGGACCATCGAGATGATGTCGGATGGGTATCCCGAACTGAAGCAACTGTACGGGATGATGAATCATCCTGATCATGTCTTGTGTGAATCATTGGTGCAGTTCAAACACAATTACAACTATGTGACTCGCCGGATCATGTATGGATGGATGAACGAACATCTGAATTTGGGGTTGGAGACTCCCGTCGTCGAAACTGATTTTCCTGCGATCACTGACGACGAAGGTGCGGTTTGGAATGACGACCATCCTGCGCCAACCCAGCGAGGTCCGAAGCACGAACAAACGGTGTTGGGTTGGTGGAACAACCAGAGTCAGCAATTGCTCGAAGATTGTCTTGGGCTGTCGGCAACTGAGAACGGTTTTGATCAAACGGTCCGCCCTGCTCTGGCAACGCTGTTCGATTTACCTATCCCCGAGACTTCGAGTGTGTCAGTGTCATACTCGGATCCCATCGAGCATGATTCCGGAGCGACGTTGGTTTCTGGAGTCGTGACCGATGAGGCTCGCCGGCGTGAGATCCCAATTCGAAAGTGGGTCTCACAATCAGGCGACAAAGCCTCCTCCGGTGGAACGGTTCTTTGGGTGCACTCGGCGGCTGACGAGACCACGGACACTCCAGAGTGGTCGGACGCATTTTCGGCTCAGTTGCGGCAATCGAAAGCCGTCATTGTGATCGACATTGCGGCAATGCCCACGGACGCTCCCGAAGGAAAGCAGCGAACGAATCCACAACCGCGGCGTGCGTCGGCGGCATTCACCTACGGCTACAATCGACCGTTAGCCGCCACTCGATGCGGCGATGTTTTGGCTGTCATCGCTGCCTTCCAAGACCCGCCGGGAGGTGTGAGCTTGGTGGCACCCGAAGGTTCCGCTGCTTATGCCTTGCCAGCGGCGGCAATCGCCGGCCCGTTCCTTGCTGATGCGACGATCGCTGTCAATGGATTCCGTTTCGCGGACCTGCAGCATCAGGATGATCAGCACTTCGTGCCCGGAATCGTGAAGTACGGTGACGTCGATGCGTTGGCCGCTTGGCGTGCTCCGTATGCGTTGACGATTCAGGATTCAGAGGAAGCCGAATGGCCGACGACAAAAGCGATCTACGACGCGCGTGACGCGTCGGACCAAGTCCAGTGGCAAGTGAATCGTTGA
- a CDS encoding formylglycine-generating enzyme family protein, with product MTFDLKRSLRPLGIAAVCSMAAGSILPSGAPITAHAQDTAVHSSQASTVGIASEKPAEGPSVDLGDGRFMVPYTEKIPGTDITFEMIPVPGGKFTMGSPEDEDPRGDDEGPTVEINVSPMWVAKTETTWAMYKEYMRMYAVFKSFEADGIRTVDESNQADSITAPTELYDPSFTYEYGEEPEQPAVTMTQYAAQQFTKWLSLITDNQYRLPTEAEWEYAARGGTQTAYSWGDSADDIEEYAWYFDNSYEGPAHVGTKKPNPFGLHDMHGNAAEWTVNEYSEEGYQWLKESPVDNAIDAVRWPENPWPCVARGGSWESDPPELRSAARLASDDDEWKNEDPNFPKSPWWFTDDPSRGVGFRLFRSLEPLDREALKNFWEPTALETVDDVESRISGGRGGWGLVDKDLPEAAKE from the coding sequence ATGACGTTTGATTTGAAACGCTCTCTCCGCCCACTCGGCATCGCTGCCGTCTGCTCGATGGCAGCTGGGTCGATCCTCCCTTCCGGTGCCCCAATTACGGCGCATGCCCAAGACACCGCTGTCCATTCCAGCCAGGCGTCGACGGTTGGCATCGCGAGCGAAAAACCTGCCGAAGGTCCATCGGTTGATCTGGGCGATGGTCGGTTCATGGTTCCCTACACGGAAAAAATCCCGGGCACCGACATCACGTTCGAAATGATCCCGGTTCCCGGTGGCAAGTTCACGATGGGCAGCCCCGAGGATGAGGATCCACGTGGGGACGACGAAGGGCCAACCGTTGAGATCAACGTCTCGCCGATGTGGGTCGCAAAGACTGAAACGACTTGGGCGATGTACAAGGAATACATGCGAATGTACGCCGTGTTCAAATCGTTCGAAGCCGACGGTATCCGCACCGTCGACGAATCGAACCAGGCTGACTCGATCACGGCACCGACCGAGTTGTACGACCCATCGTTTACCTACGAATACGGCGAAGAACCGGAACAACCTGCCGTGACGATGACCCAGTACGCTGCCCAGCAATTCACAAAATGGCTGAGCCTGATCACGGACAATCAATACCGTTTGCCAACCGAAGCTGAATGGGAATACGCCGCTCGCGGTGGAACCCAGACCGCATACAGTTGGGGCGATAGCGCCGACGACATCGAAGAATACGCTTGGTACTTCGACAATTCGTATGAGGGCCCGGCTCACGTCGGAACCAAAAAGCCCAACCCGTTTGGCTTGCACGATATGCACGGCAATGCCGCTGAGTGGACCGTCAATGAGTATTCCGAAGAAGGCTACCAGTGGTTGAAGGAATCACCGGTCGACAATGCAATCGACGCGGTTCGTTGGCCTGAAAATCCTTGGCCATGCGTCGCTCGCGGTGGCAGCTGGGAAAGTGATCCACCGGAACTTCGCAGTGCCGCTCGATTGGCATCCGATGATGACGAGTGGAAGAACGAAGATCCAAACTTCCCTAAAAGCCCTTGGTGGTTCACCGACGATCCTTCTCGTGGAGTCGGCTTCCGTTTGTTCCGTTCACTGGAACCACTTGATCGCGAAGCCCTCAAGAACTTCTGGGAACCAACCGCTCTCGAAACCGTTGACGATGTCGAGAGCCGTATCTCCGGCGGTCGTGGCGGATGGGGCTTGGTCGACAAAGACCTTCCCGAAGCAGCCAAAGAATGA